The following proteins are encoded in a genomic region of Brachypodium distachyon strain Bd21 chromosome 1, Brachypodium_distachyon_v3.0, whole genome shotgun sequence:
- the LOC100838026 gene encoding uncharacterized protein LOC100838026 — MQSPSRLFIASICTQPAVFGPQGWADLPDGLLHSVLPLSGSFRDLLAFAATCRSWRAAFSSYPTKSTFCAKFPPLLVQLSNHFAPPDLPNNGRHKLRLCKVIDPINQNMALRCLIPRKIYQGMCFADSSYGQIICCRGGHCLVIDVFSGAEVSPPCLPFVGDCEEELYFSGTLTAPLGSPNSHLLVSTESSLFDWPVGSDSWSELKLSDAWIEQIVEFNGQFSAMDDSYKIYILQLSPKFGLQEIVTEWINDLRPSPYMDPWLAACGNMLLMVFCFTTMFLGWSVLKCIPHRLDTSTAPARWVEVKQLDNWALFVGGDMRSEPFTCISPERWGGRSKRLYSAARRSFVVHGVGDEPDRSAHLKTVYKRSLSRKLRSLWVYPSMFYSDGQ, encoded by the coding sequence ATGCAAAGCCCTAGCAGATTGTTTATCGCCTCTATCTGCACACAACCTGCTGTGTTCGGGCCCCAAGGTTGGGCAGACCTCCCAGACGGCCTGCTTCACTCAGTTCTTCCTCTGTCCGGATCCTTCCGTGACCTTCTGGCCTTCGCTGCCACCTGCCGCTCTTGGCGTGCCGCATTCTCCTCATACCCGACCAAATCTACCTTCTGTGCCAAATTCCCACCTCTCCTCGTCCAATTGAGTAACCATTTTGCACCTCCTGATCTGCCTAACAATGGTCGTCACAAGCTCCGCTTATGTAAGGTCATTGATCCAATCAACCAGAACATGGCTCTTCGATGCCTGATTCCCCGAAAAATTTATCAGGGGATGTGTTTTGCTGACTCTTCGTATGGTCAAATAATATGCTGCCGCGGTGGACATTGCCTTGTTATTGATGTGTTTAGTGGTGCTGAGGTCTCACCTCCATGTCTCCCATTCGTCGGCGATTGTGAGGAGGAGTTATACTTCAGCGGCACTCTGACAGCCCCCCTTGGATCACCCAACTCACACCTCCTTGTCAGCACCGAATCCTCCCTGTTTGATTGGCCGGTTGGAAGCGACTCTTGGTCCGAACTCAAGCTTTCTGATGCATGGATAGAACAGATCGTGGAATTCAATGGTCAGTTCAGCGCCATGGATGATAGCTATAAGATCTACATTCTGCAGCTATCCCCCAAGTTTGGTCTGCAGGAGATAGTAACCGAGTGGATCAACGACCTGAGGCCAAGCCCGTATATGGATCCATGGCTAGCGGCCTGCGGCAACATGCTTCTCATGGTTTTCTGTTTCACCACAATGTTTCTAGGCTGGTCAGTGCTAAAATGCATACCCCACCGCCTTGACACGTCGACCGCCCCTGCGAGATGGGTGGAGGTGAAGCAGCTGGACAACTGGGCACTCTTTGTTGGGGGTGACATGAGGAGCGAACCGTTTACTTGCATCAGCCCGGAAagatggggagggaggagcAAGCGGCTGTACTCCGCTGCCCGTCGCTCTTTTGTTGTGCATGGAGTGGGTGACGAGCCAGATAGATCCGCTCATCTCAAGACGGTGTACAAAAGAAGCctgtcccgcaagctgcggtCCCTCTGGGTGTACCCAAGCATGTTCTACTCCGATGGCCAGTGA